The genomic DNA GTCAAAATCGCTAAAATCGTTTACCTGTAATGTTTTGAGATTTATTCAGCAAGCCCTATATAGTTTTATATACCTCTTGGAAAGAAATTTTTACTTAAATAAAACTAGAAATGATATTTAAGATACCAGGCATAAATAATATTCTGTCTGGCAAATTAGTGATAATTATGTGTAAAAAAACATTGTGAAAAAGCTTTTTTACTACCAGAAAGACCCTTATAGCTGCGACTTTAAGGGTGGACAAATGAACATGATATTATTCAAGGTTAGGTTAGGAATGATAATTTATTCATTGACAGATTCATCACAAATTCTTACCTCTTAATTTTTAGTCTTCCTCTTTAGGGATTAAGTCTTCTAAATATTATTGAACTTTGGAATAAAGCATCACATTTCTTGGACACAATCACACAAATATTGCTGATTGCTTGTTGGTAATTATCCATATCTTCTTGTTCCAAGTAAATTTGAGCGGATTTTTCTAAATCTTTAATGGCTTGTGCCTGATTTTCTTTAACTTTACTTTCCCCATATTGGGCGAGTTCATAATGAACCATACCCCGTTTCAGATAAACTTTAGCCATACGAGGATCTATATTTAATGCTCGGTTAAAGTCAGCAATAGCTTGTTGATATTCTTGGGCATAATTACTGCTATACTGGGCAAATTGATAACGGGCAAGACCACGCTGAAAGTAAGCTTCTGCTTTGGAGGCATTTAAGTTAATTGCCTGAGTAAAATCAGCAATTGACTGTTGATATTGCTGCTGGTAATTACTGCTGTATTTAGCTATTTGAAAACGAACAATACCTCGTCTAATATAGGCTTCTGTATCACGATAATTGAGACTAATGGCAGTATCAAAGTTTTGAATTGCTTGTTCATATTTTTTATCAGGATCGCTACTATAATCAGCTAACATATAGTATGTGTTGCCGCGATTGACAAAGGCTTTTACTTCTTGAGGATTAATTTTTAAGGCTTGGTTATAGTCTACTAATGCTCCTTCATAATCATTGAGATTGTAACGAGCATTGCCGCGATTGATATATAATTTGGAAAAATTAGGATTTTTTTTGATCCCTTTGCTAAAGTTCTCAATTGCTTGCTCATATTCTCTATTTTGGTAATTAGTATTACCCCGTTCATAATAATCTACAAAAGTGAGATTTTCATCTTCAGTGATTTGTTTAGACTTTTGAGAAATTAGGCTTTGCTGAGTGTAAGGGTTTTGGGAAACAAAAGGGCGGGTAAATTTGATCATTAAATCTAAATAACCTAGCAAACCCAAACCAAAAATACCAAACAAAATGCTGTAGAGCCTGGTCTTGTTTGGAGTTTTAGCTGCTTGATAATTAAACCCATTTTGGACAAATACTGGTTGCCAATGATGTAGGGGTGATGGTGAAAAAACTCGTTGACGTATTTGAGGCGTTTGTTGACGACGAGTTTTTGACTTTTTCAGTGGTTGCAGATGTTCCCTAGAAGCGATCGCTTCTAACGATGGAAAAGGATCACGTCCACCTAACTGGGCAGCACGTTCGCACCAAGGACACTTTTGCAAATGGTTATAGTAAAGATGTTGGCTGTTAGCATTACAAGTAATTAAACTTTCTTCTGCTTCTGTCAGCGCTGATAACCAGGTTTGAGCCGTAGGGCGTAAATAGGGATTGTTATGGCCATCTTCAAAACAAAGTACAAACAGTTCCTGTAAGCTAGGATGTAGCATTTCCCAAGCAGGAGCAATGGGAGTAGGCAAATAAGGAACTCTTTGCTTCTGACTATAGGTAAAATGACCAGCCACAATTCTGGCTTCGTAGGTTGGGGGATCAAATAAACCTTGAAAAATCCCAGAAAATGGGTGTGTACCTTCCATTAACAATTGGAAAATCAGTACAGCTAACCCAAATAAATCATGGGAACTATCCCGATCATAGTCAGCAAAAGTTTTATTTTGCAGTTCTGGAGGTGTATATTCAGGTTTACCCACTGAACAACGATAAAAAATATTTTCTTGGGGATCACGGACTTGGAAAGAGTCGGTATCCACCAAGGTCACTAATGCGGTATTACTAACTAAAATATTTGACTCATTCACATCACCAATACAATATTGACTGGTGTGCAAAGCGGCAAAAGCTGCTGCTAAATTACGAGCAGTCCGCAATAAATATTGGTAATTAAATAAAGGGCTATTTTGACGACGGTTGCCTGGATTATAAAAATCCATAATTGGCTGCATTTGTCGGATGCGAGGCATTAAAAAACCAACAATCGTATCACTACCATCTGTTGCTTTTAATAATTCCTGTGGCCAAGCAATAGAAATATGCCCTAAGCTGGCTGTAGGGTTTTCTGGAGGGTTGGCAATCATGGCCTGAAGTTTCTGACCATGGGTGAATATGGGCTTGTGATAGATTTTTGCGACTAAATTTTCATCAGATGGCACTGCATAAACACAAGCTTCACCACCACGTCCTAAACTGACTGTGAGATCGAGAAGTTGCTGATCGGGAAGAGAACGAAGTACCTGCATAGTTTAATTATAGTTAACAGTAGTTATAGATCAAGACTGGGAGATTTAGGTACAGACAACTAGATAGTTGGTCTATACGGAATGGGAAATTGCCAAAACACTGAACCTAAACCTTGCGGTCTGCACCCTACAGATGTTTTCATATCTTGAACTCACACCAGTAATTGCTCAATTTTTTTCCTTTGTACCTGATGTTTGGATATTTATGAATTTACCATTAACTAATGTGTAGTTCGTGACTTGTGAAAATTACTGTACATTCTACCCAATCCACATTTTTATGAGTTGTTGAATGCGGCTATAACCAACGTTAAATCATCATCTGTGCGTTGGGTAATACGTTCAGAGTTTAGGAATTTCACTAATTGTTCTTTGGCCACAATTTTATCTTCTGCATGAGCTACAAAATCAAACAGGGGAAAAAAGAATGGTTTATGAGGTTCACCAACCAACATATTTAAAGCCAGCATTTGTAGTCCATCTGTCAGAACCCCAAGATTAACTATGTTATGACGCAAAATTTTAGTTTGAGTTGTAGCTAAGGCATCCGGTGACGTTAAAAACGTGGTTTCGTTGATGTACTCACCGCTTTTAGGTATAGTTAATGCTTGTAGGTTACCTGTACTGTCTTTAACTACGGCTACACCATCGCCAATTTGGGCTACTGCTACTACTTTGGGACTGGCGATCATAATAATTAAGGTAGTTGCTAAATCACCTGTTTGATGTTTAGATACCTCTGCTTCTTCTTCTACCGCTTTTCTGGCCGCTAACATGGCATGAGCAAGTATATCGCCTAGCAATTCATCATCAGCCAGGGTACTATTGGTAATTTCCCAGCTAGATATATATTCTATCGCTGTTTCTACAGCAATCATTGCTCCCACTTTTCCCAAGCTGGCAGAACCAGCACCGTCAGCTGCTGCAACCACTAACACATTATTAGGTAATATTTGCCAATGGTGAGCATCCTGACATAACTGTTGATTTTTGATATGGCTAGTTCCACATACGGAAGCGGCTACTATTCGCCACTGAGGAATCTGTTTTGGTGTGTTCATAAATTTTTTCTCACAGCTATAGCGGGTAACAGGTAATAGAGAACAGGTGACAGGTGAGAGTTTGTGTTAAACGTCCCCATGATGACAAAGTTTAAGGTTGGTTGTTTTGGAGATTAAATTTTTGTCAATGAATATAGCTGGTGTGAAAATATAATATCCATAAACCACACTGCTACCTGCTGATATCCTAACCACCTTGCTGGTTGCTATAACTGCTAACCGCTAACTGATAACTTTTAAACAGAACCCCAACCAATAGGTGGTAGCGCTACTTGCTCGTCTACCTGGGAATGGGAGACTGCGGACATACTCGCTGATAACCACACAAACATTTCAATAAAGTTTAAACCTTTAAGTTTGAGTGGTGTACGTACAGCTATTTGATTTAAACGGTGCATATTCGCATTTTCTACTCCTACAGAAAAGAAAGCCACGCGTTTGTTTGCCTCATCTCCCTGTAAGCGTTGTACTGCCTGTTCAATAACATCATCTAGTTCACCTTGCGGCTCACCATCTGTAATCATAAATACCCAAGGACGATAGTAAGCAATACCGTTAGCACGATACTGAGATTTACGTTCTTGAATAAGTTCTAAAGATTTATGAATCCCTGCCCCCATTGTCGTTAGCCCTTGGGCTGTTAAGATAGGTGGGTTGAATTGGTCTGCGGTCACAAAATCCTGTACAACGTTAATATGACTATCAAAAGTCACAATCGCTACTTCTACCCTTCTGGCTGCCAATGAATTTTTTACCAGTTCATCCTTGAAAGTCAGTAGCCCTTGGTTTAGAGCCTCTATCCTCTCTCCTTGCATAGAGCCAGATGTATCTAGCAACAATACACAGGGGCAGCGGGGTTCAGGGTTTTCTGCAAATTCTACTACTTCATCTAGTTTGAGTGTATCCAGCATAACCTTTTGTGTTATGTTATAGTCCAACGTTTGAATTTCCTGTTCTCAAAGTATATAGTTTGCCAGACTAGTACGACTACAAGTATGGTATTTGGCTGTAGATGACTGAAACTTCATCTATCAAGCTATTCTCTTTAAATGCTCTATTTCAGGAAATTTGAATTACCATAAAGTTGATTTCAAGCAAATCACACAAAGAGGTAATATTTCTTTATTTTTAGTCAAAAACCATCCTTAATTTATCTATGAATAATTGACAATACAATATTCAATATATACATTTACAATCAATAAAAGTTTAAAGATTTTATGTGGAAAATTTTTAATCTTTGATTACTTAATAAATGCCACTTAAATCCAATTTTTTAAACAATAGATACAGTGTAACAATGGAAACAGATAATTTTTATTACATTAAAAACTCTCGGCAATTTTACATCCTACTATTATTTTCTAAATAAAACTGGATTATTAACTCTATCTAAAAATAGATATGTATTAACTTGTCCATAATCAATTGGTTCATGAATAAATATGAAAATAAATACATATTTAATCTAATTACCAAATTTATTCTTTTCCAATTCTAAGTCAATTTTTCAGAAAAACTGTAAAATTATGAATAATACTGGTACTTTTAACAAACTATCTCCTGAACGTTTATTAAGACAGTTAACGAATTCCTCTGATACTACTTGTTTACAAGTATTAAAAAGCTCGGTTTTATGGTCAATATATTTGGAACAAGGCAAAATTATCTATGCTACTCATTCGGTAGAACCCTTTGACAGACTGGAAAGACATATACGCCGTCTCAGTCAACAACTGCCTTTGATTACCAATGAAGTGCGTGTACAATTACGCATGAGGTTTGAACCAGATTGGCAAACTCGTTTCAATGAATCTCATGATGATCATGGTGTCCAACCACCAGAATATCAAGCTATTCATTGGCTACTGACTGAAAAATATCTGCTTTCCCACCAAGCAGCATTACTGATTCAAGAGTTAGTTAAAGAGGTAATCGAATCTTTTTTGTTAATTCGGGAAGGCACTTATGAGTTAACTGCTCCTGTTGATAGTTTACCACGAATTTGTAAGCTAGATGCCGAAAATATCATGGAACGCTGCCAAAAACGGTTACAAAATTGGCTGTCTTTTGCTCCCCAAATATCTTCTCCCTATCAGCGTCCACACTTATTAATTAATGGTAAATTCTATGACAAGCAATTACCAGAACTACAAAAAAATCTCACTACCTGGATGAAGGGTTTTAGTCTGCGTCATTTAGCAGTAATTATGAATGTGGATGAGGTGGAATTATCAAGAACTTTATACCCACATATCCTTCAGGGTTCGATTATTTTGCATCAACCAGATCCTCCATTTGATCAGTTACCTCCCATCTGTGATGATATGCCATTAATTTTTCAAGACAGTATTATTAAAACTAATGGAAAATCTCTGGA from Okeanomitos corallinicola TIOX110 includes the following:
- a CDS encoding PP2C family serine/threonine-protein phosphatase — its product is MNTPKQIPQWRIVAASVCGTSHIKNQQLCQDAHHWQILPNNVLVVAAADGAGSASLGKVGAMIAVETAIEYISSWEITNSTLADDELLGDILAHAMLAARKAVEEEAEVSKHQTGDLATTLIIMIASPKVVAVAQIGDGVAVVKDSTGNLQALTIPKSGEYINETTFLTSPDALATTQTKILRHNIVNLGVLTDGLQMLALNMLVGEPHKPFFFPLFDFVAHAEDKIVAKEQLVKFLNSERITQRTDDDLTLVIAAFNNS
- a CDS encoding VWA domain-containing protein yields the protein MLDTLKLDEVVEFAENPEPRCPCVLLLDTSGSMQGERIEALNQGLLTFKDELVKNSLAARRVEVAIVTFDSHINVVQDFVTADQFNPPILTAQGLTTMGAGIHKSLELIQERKSQYRANGIAYYRPWVFMITDGEPQGELDDVIEQAVQRLQGDEANKRVAFFSVGVENANMHRLNQIAVRTPLKLKGLNFIEMFVWLSASMSAVSHSQVDEQVALPPIGWGSV
- a CDS encoding tetratricopeptide repeat protein, which gives rise to MQVLRSLPDQQLLDLTVSLGRGGEACVYAVPSDENLVAKIYHKPIFTHGQKLQAMIANPPENPTASLGHISIAWPQELLKATDGSDTIVGFLMPRIRQMQPIMDFYNPGNRRQNSPLFNYQYLLRTARNLAAAFAALHTSQYCIGDVNESNILVSNTALVTLVDTDSFQVRDPQENIFYRCSVGKPEYTPPELQNKTFADYDRDSSHDLFGLAVLIFQLLMEGTHPFSGIFQGLFDPPTYEARIVAGHFTYSQKQRVPYLPTPIAPAWEMLHPSLQELFVLCFEDGHNNPYLRPTAQTWLSALTEAEESLITCNANSQHLYYNHLQKCPWCERAAQLGGRDPFPSLEAIASREHLQPLKKSKTRRQQTPQIRQRVFSPSPLHHWQPVFVQNGFNYQAAKTPNKTRLYSILFGIFGLGLLGYLDLMIKFTRPFVSQNPYTQQSLISQKSKQITEDENLTFVDYYERGNTNYQNREYEQAIENFSKGIKKNPNFSKLYINRGNARYNLNDYEGALVDYNQALKINPQEVKAFVNRGNTYYMLADYSSDPDKKYEQAIQNFDTAISLNYRDTEAYIRRGIVRFQIAKYSSNYQQQYQQSIADFTQAINLNASKAEAYFQRGLARYQFAQYSSNYAQEYQQAIADFNRALNIDPRMAKVYLKRGMVHYELAQYGESKVKENQAQAIKDLEKSAQIYLEQEDMDNYQQAISNICVIVSKKCDALFQSSIIFRRLNP
- a CDS encoding response regulator, which produces MNNTGTFNKLSPERLLRQLTNSSDTTCLQVLKSSVLWSIYLEQGKIIYATHSVEPFDRLERHIRRLSQQLPLITNEVRVQLRMRFEPDWQTRFNESHDDHGVQPPEYQAIHWLLTEKYLLSHQAALLIQELVKEVIESFLLIREGTYELTAPVDSLPRICKLDAENIMERCQKRLQNWLSFAPQISSPYQRPHLLINGKFYDKQLPELQKNLTTWMKGFSLRHLAVIMNVDEVELSRTLYPHILQGSIILHQPDPPFDQLPPICDDMPLIFQDSIIKTNGKSLERGLVPKTSLKADPLVQAQSLTKADNPQLTISNSIQSEVETVNTATITAKKPYKIISVDDSPTVLKEISRCLQDENVAVVTINDPVKAVMSIIRHKPDLILLDLNMAGIDGYELCRIIRNNSMFKEVPVIFVTGSKGIVDKVKARMVGASGYLTKPFTRAELLKMIFMHLA